In Populus nigra chromosome 1, ddPopNigr1.1, whole genome shotgun sequence, one genomic interval encodes:
- the LOC133682505 gene encoding uncharacterized protein LOC133682505 → MEKLNRNFQREISNLSYSTECFCVDPNPHIFVSFFITAEVDIERHDKAYYMFICLIRIKIVTRERKNRDSRVFYSDSANFIFIIHILKCNHLIPLTSLDSMITSPHRRSPSFRKKFPRDELGSWSALLQRHHFLLTALALLAFLCTIYLYFAVTLGATESCSGLTGAKKTLCRLELAKDFVGNGKLNFFLHG, encoded by the coding sequence ATGGAGAAACTTAACCGAAATTTCCAACGTGAAATCTCAAACTTAAGTTATTCGACTGAGTGTTTCTGTGTGGACCCTAATCCTCATATTTTTGTCTCCTTCTTTATTACAGCAGAAGTTGACATCGAACGACATGATAAAGCATATTACATGTTTATATGTTTAATCCGCATCAAAATAGTAAcaagggaaaggaaaaacagagaCTCACGTGTGTTTTACAGCGATTCagcaaactttatttttattatacatatattaaaatgcAATCATCTAATCCCATTGACAAGTCTTGATAGCATGATAACTTCTCCTCACCGGAGATCACCGTCTTTCCGGAAGAAATTCCCTCGGGATGAGTTGGGTAGCTGGTCAGCACTCCTTCAGCGGCACCATTTCCTCTTAACAGCCTTGGCTCTCTTGGCTTTCTTATGCACAATCTATCTCTACTTCGCTGTTACCCTAGGGGCCACTGAATCATGTTCTGGACTGACAGGTGCCAAAAAGACATTATGTCGTTTGGAGTTGGCAAAGGATTTTGTAGGCAAtggaaaactcaattttttcttgCACGGATGA